ctaCACAGTGGCAGCGCAGCAGGATGGGTCACGGACAATGCGGAAGTAACCAAATGTAACCGCCCTGTCGCGGGAAAGGGCAAAATTTCTGCACACTTCTCCACCCCTGCTAACAACGCCCTGTTCTggaaaacgaaagaaaacaaaatgggccaaacgcacatgtgctatacatacatgcatacatacacagTAGCACAAATAGACCAGTTGTAACCCCGCGCCCAGCTGACACAACTGCGTAAATGTGATGTGCACTGAATTGCATTCCTTCCAAGTggagcaaacaaaaaaaaaaaaaaaaaaaaaattgtctacGTTGCTCCAACGTATTCTTGCAACTATGCATGCGCCacttcaaaaatgtgcaaaaagaTGGAACTTGAAAAATAGGCCATTTtgttacccttttttttttttttttttttaaatgcgcATTTTTGCGAAACGCTGTGCGATAATCAGTTTCGTAAGAATGGACTGCAAAAGAAAGGAGAGACAAAGTGGCAGTAGACCAAGAGAGAGAACCCTCATAAACGCGTCTCCCCTTTTAATCACCCCAACGGACTGCAACGAACTGCTGCCTCACAGCGTACTCCCCCAATTGAGAATGACATAACGTTCGTTTGTGCCAAATTGAGCTACCCTCATGTGGGACCTCTCCCTTCATTAACACCACTTAATACGCATAATGCTTGTGACACATGCGCCATTCTTTTAAACAGCGTGCTAGTAAGGCAAACCACAATGCAAGTCACTGCGTCGGAGTGGACGCATGGCTGGGTTGCTACACTTCACCTGTAGCATATATGCACACCCATCCTGCGGGGAGTGACGTTACAAAACCTGCCGAGGAATATTTTGACCCATATTAAAACATACCTTCTACAGATCGAACCATTTTGGTACGTTTTAAATGGCGCAACTTCCCAAATGTGCATCATCTAGTGTGCCAACggaataacaaaatgaatgcctctttttttttccctattttaaaattaagcTATTCACAAGTAAATTGACGCACGTTTATTCCTAACTGTTATCCACTTTTTGGTTCAATTAAAAtccttaaaaaaacaaaagaagaaGCGCACAAGTGGCGTAGTAAAAAACGTAGCAGGAAAGATAGAAGGAAAGATAGAAGGAAAGATAGCAGGAAACgtaataaaaaggagaaaaaaaaaaaaaaaaaaaaaaaaaaattaaataaaggAGGAATGAAGCACTTCGACCCGCAATTTCAACAAGCACAAAATTTGGGCGTAACAATTCTCCTACTCTTCCACGAAATGTTCCTCTACCCCAATGGTCCTTTTTTGTACTCGTGTACGCACATCCCCTGTCTTCatcaaattattattttttttttttttttttttcccttcttcccTAATTTACGAATCTGTTATAATAACCTCAACCTCAACCCCAGGGTCAATGTTGATGGATGTCATCTGCGTAACAACCTCACATTGGGAATACAAATCAATCAGTCTTTTATAAATTCTGAGTTCGAATCTATCCCAGGTGTTGGTACCTTCACCGCATGGAGATTTCCTCGTCGTTATCCTCAGCGTTTTTACTGGTAGCCTCACCGGTCCGGACACGTTTaggttcttctccttcgcgcCTTTCATGATGTCGCTGCAGACTGAGTAGTGAAGGGGGGAGTGCATATGAGGAAAGTGCGCACATGGGGAGATGCACCAGCGCAAGAAAAGATGCATACACGGTTCAGCTCATCACGAATAATCAGCTCCGTAGGGATATTCAAAATGAATGTACGCTCCGTGTGTGCGTCATGTTAAGGGGATCTCGTTTCGTTGGAGGGCTGATTACTAATCCGGTAATTCACGCTTTCATACACCCTCGCAtgagtatatatatatgcacagtGGGTTGTTAATCTTGCGCACACCCCCTCTATGCTATGGTGACCGCAATCATCACAGGGTTTGCTGCTCCTTTAACTTGGAAGCACATATCACATTCGTACGGTCCTCTTTTTCATGATTGGCAAAACGTCTATGTAGACGCCTGGccatttcacaaaaatgattttGGCGCATCCCCACTGTGCATGTACCCTCACGCACGCCTACATACTGTCATACGTAGTACAGCCGTgcttgcaatttttttcatcaacTCTCATAAGAGAATATATTTACGCAGTTCGCACGAAATATCgctcttcccttttctcccccttgggcAAGGCTCACATACTACACTGCCGTGCGGTATGTTGGCtgcccccctggggggaaggttaattttttacctttctCTATGGCCCTCAAACTCTTGGAGGTTAAAGCAATACGAATGCGACGAAGTCTAAACTTCTCGCTTTCAACGGCTCCTTTCATCAATTTACTCATTTTTGAGAAGGCGAAATATGTGAAGGTGATTTTTGCGTGttgaaaatgttaaaaaaaaaaaaattgccaaaaagtttattttcccccttttcaaatttttacaattcgaTGGGTCACGTACGTGATAGGTATGTAAATACGATATGGTTGGTATTTGTCACTTCTTATCTGCTCTTTTggaacatttttgtaaaacaaaatgcGCTTGGATTGTTTTTAAAGATCGCTTCGTGCTTTATTCGTTTCATGCGAAGGGCATGCAATGTTACGATATAGTGACATGACAAATAATTtgattgaattttttttttttttttttacattttaaatgtacaGTTTTAATGCGCGATTaggttttaaaaagaagtatTCAAGAGGCATgtaagcttttttttgtgcgtacAATTTATGTATACCATTTTGTGCCTGCGATGAGAGGGGGTAAGTAAAATGGCCCTTGGAAcggcttaaaaaaaaaaaaaggataccTTCACGTAGCAAAAAACGCTACCAACTACTACtgtgttcactttttttttcacggtGCTTAAATATTGTCACCCACATATTACTTATAGGCTTTTTCGCAGTTGCCAATAAAAAGGAGCTACATAAACCTGCCGAGAAAAAGCATTCTTTTGCCGCAGGGCGCTCCGCAAAATGTATGGGGtatgtatttaattttatatgtacgCTCTTCTGTCAACGCCTGCAACACAGAGTAGTACGCGCGAGGCACGAAGGAACGTGTTCACAGCATTCTCAATTTGGGCAACTCTACAAATGCcacattaaataaatttacgtCATTTCGATTATGCAAATATGTCGCAAAagttcattcatttttatgtccttttatattattttatttttttttccctttttgcaaaaaatgtatgctaTAAGTGATCGCATATGGGCGGCACAGCAGTATGCCATAAAAAGGTGCACCTACATCACCATATGCATTTCTTGATAGCCCAGCATGTTTTCATCAAATTTATGCGCATGAAAAGATagccacatttttttatcacatttttgctacaTTTGCGTATTTAATGCTGATAAATTAAGGGGGGCGagggaaatgtaaaaa
Above is a window of Plasmodium vivax chromosome 8, whole genome shotgun sequence DNA encoding:
- a CDS encoding 40S ribosomal protein S20e, putative (encoded by transcript PVX_094375A); translated protein: MSKLMKGAVESEKFRLRRIRIALTSKSLRAIEKVCSDIMKGAKEKNLNVSGPVRLPVKTLRITTRKSPCGEGTNTWDRFELRIYKRLIDLYSQCEVVTQMTSINIDPGVEVEVIITDS